The stretch of DNA TCTGTTCTTCCATGGTCTCCCTTTCGAAGAAAGGCTTGAAATTCCCGGGATTTTCTATCATCCCGGGCGAGCGCTTGTCAAACGCGCGGCGGACCTGGCAGCCCCGTGGGTTGCGGGATCGCGCCGCGGAACCAGCGCGAACGCGAGAGCGCGAGCGCCACCACGGCCCCGAGCCAGAGCCCCGCGACGACATCGCCGGGAAAGTGCGCCCCGCCGAGCACGCGCCCCGCGGCGACCAGAGCGGCCAGTGCCAGCCACAGCAGGCGCCACCGCGGGGCAAGCAGCGTCAGCGCGAGAGCGAGCGCGCCGGCCGTGGTCGCGTGGCCGGACGGGAAGGAGGCGTGCTTGTAACCGCCATGCCAGAGCGCGAAGCCGTAGTGCGCCTTCGCGGTGAAGAGCGCGATCGGCCGCCATCGGGCGAAGGCGTCCTTGGCGAGGTCCGCGGCCAGGCCGGAGACCGCCACCGCGGCGAAGAGATAGAGCGCCCGCTGCGCCAGGAGCGGCCGGTGCGCGGCGAGCCGCAGTATCGCGTAGGCCAGGGCGAACCCGATCAGGTACGGCGCCGAGGAGCCAGGTGCCGACATCGCATGCGCCGCGGCGGCGACGCCGGGCGCGAGGCCGTGGGCCCAGAGTGCCACCGGGCGATCCACGGAGAAGTAGCAGGCGGCGACCGCGGCTGCGACGAGCAGCGCGATCAGGGCGTGCTGGGCACACTCGCCCCCGAGGGGCTGGGGGCGGTCTTCGCTCACGGGGACGCGGCGCTCAGGCGTCCGCGCCCTGCCCCGATTGCCGGCGGAAGACGTCGACGGACGCGGCGGCGACCTCGGCGAGCATTTCCTTGCGGGCGAACTCGACGCGTTCGACCGGGATGCCGAGAGCGCCGGCGACCTGCTCGGTGCTCTCGCCGCCCTGGAAGTGCCGCTGGGCGATCGTCACCTTGAGGAAGTCGTCGATGATGATCCGGCGCAGATCCGGGTCCGCCACGTCGATCCGCGCGCAGGCGGCGTCGAAGGCCAGCCCCGCCGCCATCGCGGCGTTGATAGCGGCGAACCCCTCCGCGTGGAGGCGCTCCTCCTCGTCGGTGAAGGCGCCCGTGGGGCCCTGGGCGTTCCCGGTCATCGGACGCGGCGGCTCCGTGCCGCCCTCATTTCTTGCCGCCTTCCTGCCAGCCCTTCTGGAAGTCCTTGGCGGCTTCCTTCGAGGCCTCGACCCCTTGCTTGGCGGCCTCGGTGCCCTTCTGCAGGCCTTCCTTGAGCAGTTCCTTGCTCTTGTCGAAGGCCTCGCGCGCCTCGCGGCCGGCCTTCTCGCTCGCGGTCTCCTTCTTCTGGCAGCCGCCGGAGAAAAATGAAAATGCAAAGACGGCCGCCGCCGCGACGGCGCCCATCACGATCCACCGCTGCCTCGAGCCTGTCTTCGCCATGGCGTCCCCCTGTCCGAGTTCGTACGGGACATTCTAGCGCATGCGGCGCGCGCAGGGGAAGAGCGGGGAGGGCGCGCCCGGCCGCGCCGCCCCAGCGGATGCGCTTCGTCCTATCTTCCGCGATCGTCCGCCGACGGCCCGTAGATCGAGGGCACCTTCCCGCCCATCGGGCGCAGGTATGCGGCGAGCTGCCCCCGGTGGTGGATCGAGTCGAAGAGGATGAACCAGAGAAAGGCGCCCGCCGGCTGCTCGAGCACGAGCGCCCCCTTGTGGAAGAAGCGCGCCGGCTGGTCCCAGGCCGCGTCGTCCATGGACGTGACGCGCGCGACCAGTTCCTCGGACCAGCCCGCGAAGTGCTCCCGCATCTCGGCCAGCGGCGGCGGAGGCGACGCGTTCGACTCGCCCCGGTGGGTCGTGGCGACGTCGAGGCTCGTCCTGGTCGCGTGGACGATCTTCCAGGCCAGCTCCGCCGCCGACGGCGAGCGCTCGTGCGCCCGATACGCCAGCCGATCCGCCGGCAGTGCGTCGAGGACCCGCACGAAGGCGGGATACTCCGCACGGCGGCGCTCCAGGTAGAACTCGCGCAGATTCATGGCTCACCTCGCATGGAAGGGGGACGATGAGCGGAATCTATGTTCCCACGCGCGCTTCGGCAACATGCGACAACAGGAAGAAGACAAAAAAAGGCCCGGCGGATTGCCCCGCCGGGCCTTCAACAATATTCCTGGCAGCGTCCTACTCTCCCACCCCCGTACGGAGGCAGTACCATCGGCGCTGGAGGGCTTAACGGCCGTGTTCGGAATGGGAACGGGTGTGACCCCTCCGCTATAACCGCCAGGAAATCCGTGCGCCGCACTCGCTAGCGTCCCATCTGCGGCGTTGCGCTCCTTGCGCCTGCCTGCGGCGACCACCAGGTCGCCTCGGCATTCGCTTCGTCG from bacterium encodes:
- a CDS encoding phosphatase PAP2 family protein; translation: MSEDRPQPLGGECAQHALIALLVAAAVAACYFSVDRPVALWAHGLAPGVAAAAHAMSAPGSSAPYLIGFALAYAILRLAAHRPLLAQRALYLFAAVAVSGLAADLAKDAFARWRPIALFTAKAHYGFALWHGGYKHASFPSGHATTAGALALALTLLAPRWRLLWLALAALVAAGRVLGGAHFPGDVVAGLWLGAVVALALSRSRWFRGAIPQPTGLPGPPRV
- a CDS encoding DinB family protein, which codes for MNLREFYLERRRAEYPAFVRVLDALPADRLAYRAHERSPSAAELAWKIVHATRTSLDVATTHRGESNASPPPPLAEMREHFAGWSEELVARVTSMDDAAWDQPARFFHKGALVLEQPAGAFLWFILFDSIHHRGQLAAYLRPMGGKVPSIYGPSADDRGR